The Armatimonadota bacterium genome segment AACGGCTCGGGTACCCGTGGAGCCCGGACATCAATGCTCCGGAGGCCCGGGGGGTGGTCCCCATGGCCCTCACGGTGCGGGACGGGCAACGGGTAACGGTCCGGGACGCCTACCTTGCCCCCGCGGAAACGCGGGGGAACCTCACCGTGCGATGCGAGGCCACCGTAGAGCGGGTACTTGTGGACGCCCGCACGGGACGATGCTTGGGCGTCCGTACGTTGGATGGCCGGGAGTTCCGGACGTCCGAAGACGGAGAAGTGCTCCTGTGTGCAGGAGCGGCCATGTCTCCCGCCATCCTCTTGCGCTCCGGCATCGGCCCGGACGCGGAGCTGCGGCGCCTGGGCATCCGCACGGTGGTGGATCTCCCGGTAGGCAAAGCGGTGCAGGACCACGTGATGGTCCGGATCCGGGTTCCCATCCGGCAGGAGCACCAGCGCTCCCGGGACAACTATCCTTCCTACGTGGCCTGCCGGTGCGACAGCGATATCGGCCCTTCCGGGCGCCGGGATCTGTTCCTCATGGCGGTGAACCACGCGTACTGGTTTGGGGAGCCCGAGGCAGGCATCGCGGTGATGCTGTACGAGTGCCGTTCGCGCGGGGAGATGGTGCTCGCAGGGGCCGACCCCACAGCTCCCGTACACTTCGAGCTGCGTCTGCTCTCGGATCCGTTGGACCTGCAGCGGTTGGAAAAGGGGGTGGAGCTGGCACGGGAGCTCCTGGCCCAGGCCCCCCTGCGCGGGCTGGTCCTGGAAGAAGCGAAGTGGCCGGATGGCGCGCGGATCCAGGCGGAGTGTCGGGACGTGATGCACCTGGCGTGTACCGCACCCATGGGGAGACCTGAGGACGGAGTCTCCGTGGTGGATCCGGAGTGTCGGGTACACGGGGTACAGGGGCTTCGGGTCATTGACGCCTCCGGCATGCCCAAGGTGGTGCGGGCCAACACCTACCTCACCGTGGTGGCCATGGCGGAGCGCATGGCGGATCGCCTGCGGGGCCGCGTGCCGCGCTAGGGGAGCTGGGCCCCGGTAGCCTATTGCGCTCGGGGCAGGGGAGATGCCGCGCGAGAGTACCGGGGCTTCGTGGGAACCACTCCCAGGACTGCCCGGGAATCCTACCGGGCCGGGTGGAGCGCTCTCGGGCGTTGCAGGGAGCTCCCATACCCTCCCTCTCGCCACCTGGACGGTCCGGTTCGCATTCCCTCGGAGACCAAAATCCGTGTGCTGACTGGCCTGGCGCGCCCGGAGGGATTCGAACCCCCGACCCGCTGCTTAGAAGGCAGCCGCTCTCTCCCCTGAGCTACGGGCGCACCCACTCCATTGTATCGGAACCCCCTGGGGCTCCGTAGCGCTCTTGGGGGGGAGTGGTATAATCCACTTAGTCCGCTCGTACGGTGGCCGTAGCTCAACGGCAGAGCACCAGACTGTGGCTC includes the following:
- a CDS encoding GMC family oxidoreductase codes for the protein MEGHGWDYIVVGGGAAGCVLAARLSEDDRVRVLLLEAGPRWQPEELPRVFRRRGYGLDQALGARSPLPEVYPDFYWRGILARRAEGQDPAPYARGRGLGGSSVVHGLIGMRGLSEDFEEWVALGCTGWGWEEVLPYFCRLEDDLDFGDAPYHGRGGPLPIAREPEEGWGTWGRAFREAAERLGYPWSPDINAPEARGVVPMALTVRDGQRVTVRDAYLAPAETRGNLTVRCEATVERVLVDARTGRCLGVRTLDGREFRTSEDGEVLLCAGAAMSPAILLRSGIGPDAELRRLGIRTVVDLPVGKAVQDHVMVRIRVPIRQEHQRSRDNYPSYVACRCDSDIGPSGRRDLFLMAVNHAYWFGEPEAGIAVMLYECRSRGEMVLAGADPTAPVHFELRLLSDPLDLQRLEKGVELARELLAQAPLRGLVLEEAKWPDGARIQAECRDVMHLACTAPMGRPEDGVSVVDPECRVHGVQGLRVIDASGMPKVVRANTYLTVVAMAERMADRLRGRVPR